DNA from Calditrichota bacterium:
CAATGGTGGCGGGCTCAGCAATCGCCTCGGGCGTTCCGGCCAGAAGAGCGGTAATGGCATCTCTAAGATAGTGCCGGTTGACGTCATCAGGATCGCGGCTGTCGTCGATGGCACCGCGGTAGCGGAGGATCAGGCCGCGGTCGAAGAGATAGACGTGCGGCGTCACGCGCGCCCCAAAGGCCTTTCCGACCGACTGGTCGGGGTCGAAGAGGTAGGGGAAGGGATATCCCTTTTCGGCGGCGCGAGCCTTCATGAAGGCCGGGCCGTCCTCGGGGACGAACGAGGTGTCGTTTGAAGCGACGAGCAGAAACTGAACCCCGGTTGCGGCGAACCGCCGGCCGAGATCGATGATGCGCTCTTCATAAGCCACATAGACCGGACAATGGTTGGCGGCGAAGATGACGCAGACCGCCCGGGCAGTATCCTTCAGAGCGGATATGGCGACCGGCCGGTCGTCGATGGCGTTGACCAGCGTGAAGTCAGGCGCCTGTCTGCCGATCTCGAGTTGCGGCACAAGGTCCGACGCATAGGTAGTAGTCAGTAGAGAGACAGATATAGCGAGCGCGAATGACGCTGCAGACGCGGAGCGAAGTCTATGGTGCATAAGGCGTTACCTGTGAATTGATGCGAGGTGACCGGCGAGTGCCGTTGCAGGTTATACGGGGGGGATGCGGGTGGTGTTCCAGGTTTGCCATTATCAAAGAGTGCGGAGCAAAGAGCAGATTGGGAAGATTGGTTGTCGACTATTCGTCCGTTATTTGTATCTTGATCCTCTACGCTTTACGTCGTGGCTGGCGGATGCCCTCGTCTGCCCGCAATGCGCTGGCGGATGCCCTCATCCGCCAGCCACGAATGATCTGTAGTCATAGACACGCAAGCGACAGGACCGGTATCCTGTCCTACCCCACGCCATCCTCTAAATCCGCCTTCCCTACGTCCCGTGCTGCCAACTCTTCAGGTATTCTTCCTGCTCCGGGGTCAGGGTGTCGATCCGGATGCCGAGCGCCTGCAGTTTCAGGGTCGAGACAGTCTGGTCGATCTCGGGCGGGACGGTATGGACGCCGAGCGGCAGATCGTGCTTTGCGGCGAACTCGCTCGTCAGCGCCTGCACCGCGAACGACATGTCCATCACCGAAGCCGGATGGCCCTCCGCCGCTGCGAGGTTGATGAGCCTTCCTTCGCCCAGGAGGTTGATCTTGCGTCCGTCTTTCAGGACATATTGATCGACGTTACGCCGGACGCCGGGGCGCTTTTCGACCGCCATCTGCTCGAGGCCGGGGATGTCGATCTCGACGTTGAAGTGCCCCGAGTTGGCGACGATCGCGCCATCTTTCATTGCCGCGAAGTGCTCCGGCCGTAGGACGTCGATGTCGCCGGTGAGGGTGCAGAAGAGGTCGCCCCACGGGGCGGCTTCGGCCATTGGCATCACCAGAAAGCCGTCCATGACTGCTTCGATAGCCTTGATCGGATCGACTTCGGTGACGGCGACGATGGCGCCCATCCCCCGCGCCCTCATTGCAAAGCCGCGTCCACACCAGCCGTAGCCGGCGACGACGACCCTCCGGCCGGCGAGCAGGACGTCGGTCGCGCGGACGATCCCGTCGATGGTGGACTGGCCGGTGCCGTAACGGTTGTCGAAGAAGTGCTTAGTCAGCGCGTCGTTGACCGCGATGACCGGATACTCCAGCGCGCCGTCCTGGTGCATCGCCTTCAGGCGGATGACGCCGGTCGTCGTCTCTTCCATTCCACATTTCATCTGTGCGGCCATGGCGGGCATTTCCTGATGGAGCGTCGTTACCAGGTCGCAGCCGTCGTCCATCGTGTAGAGGGGCTTGTGCTCGAGCGCCTGATGGATGTGGCGGTAGTAGGTGGTATTGTCTTCGCCGTGAATGGCAAAGACGGGGATGTTGAAATGCTGCACCAGCGCTGCGGCGACGTCGTCCTGGGTGGAGAGCGGGTTGGAAGCGCAGAGCCGCACATCGGCGCCACCGGCTGCGAGCGTCCGCATCAGATTGGCGGTCTCGGCGGTAACGTGGAGGCAGGCTGCCATCTTGACGCCTGCGAGGGGCTGCTCGCGTGAGAATCGCTCGCGAATCTGCGCCAGAACGGGCATATCCTGATCGGCCCAGAGAATGCGCCGGCGGCCCTCGTCGGCAAGCGCCATGTCGGCTACGTCGTAAGGTATAGTCATATCGCTATGAGGTTGGGAGCGCAGAGCCATGAGGTGAAGTCCCTTGAGTTGCTATGTTTGATCTGCGTAACGCCGCCTTCCAGGCGGCAGCCGTCAGGATGACGGCGTTACGTTGCAATTGCCGTCAGGATAACGGCGTTACGTTGCAGTTGCCGTCAGGATAACGGCGTTACGTTGCAATTGCCGTCAGGATGACGGCGTTACGTTGCAGTTGCCGTCAGGGGATGACGGCGTTACGTTGCAGTTGCCGTCAGGATGACGGCGTTACGCTGCAATTGCCTTCAGGATGACGGCGTTGCGTTGCAATTGTCGTCAGGATAATGGCGTTACGTTGCAGTTGCCGTCAGGATAACGGCGTTACGTTGCAATTGCCGTCAGGATGACGGCGTTACGTTACAAATGCTGTCAGGATGACGGCGTTACGTTGCAATTGCCGTCAGGATGACGGCGTTACGTTACAAATGCTGTCAGGATGACGGCGTTACGTTGCAATTGCCGTCAGGATGACGGCGTTGCGTTGCAATTGCCGTCAGGATGACGGCGTTACGTTGCAGTTGCCGTCAGGATGACGGCGTTGCGTTGCAATTGCCGTCAGGATGACGGCGTTACGTTGCAATTGCCGTCAGGATAACGGCGTTACGTTGCAATTGCCGTCAGGATGACGGCGTTACGTTCTGCATTCTTCATTCAGCATTCTCCTCTTCTACCAGCCGCCTTCCAGTCAACTTGAGGAAGACATCCTCGAGTGTCGGTTCGACGGTGCGAAAGTCGAGCAGCCGCCGGCCGTCGGTCGAAGCGGCCTGGATCAGAGCGCTGCCGGCTTCGCCATCTGCCAGCAGGGCTTTGACGTGCGTCGAAGCGCCGTCGGGTGCGACCGAAGACGAAAGCCGCGAGACGCCGCCAAGGTTCTGCCAGTGGGCGGGAGTCGGTTCAGAGCCGGAAATTGTCAGTTCGAGCGCAGTCTCTTTCTGGACCATCCTCTTCAGCGCCCTGGGTGTGTCGCAGGCTACGACCTTCCCGTGGTCGATGATAGCCACGCGGTCGCACATCTCATCGGCTTCGGCCATATAATGCGTCGTCAGGAGGATCGTCGCCTGCGGACGTTCGGCGAGCCAGCCCTTGACGAATTTGCGGACGTCGAGCGCGCTCGTAACGTCGAGGCCGACGGTTGGTTCGTCGAGGAAGAGCACCTTCGGCTCGGTTACGAAACCTCGCGCAAAGTTGATACGTTGCCGTTGGCCGGTTGAGAGTTTGTTGACCCGGACGCCGGCAAGGTCTTCAAGCCGGACAGCTTTCAGCATCGTTTCAACGCGGGGTCGGGCGTCGCGCCAGGGGATGCCGTAGAGTTCGGTAAAGAGGCGCAGGTTCTCCCGCGCGTTCAGGATGCCGTATCCGCACGACTCGCCACCGGAGACCGAGTTGATGAGGCGGCGCACCTGCCATATGTCGCGCTCGACGTCAAGCCCTTCGACCAGCGCCCGTCCGCCTGTTGGCGAAAGCAACGTGCAGAGGATCCGAATCAGCGTCGTCTTACCGGCGCCGTTCGGTCCGAGTAGTCCGAAGAGTTCGCCCCGCCGCACCTGAACGGAGATCCCGTCGAGGGCGGTCAGGATGCTTTCACCACGTTCCCGACGGGCGATCCGGTCGAGCCTGAAACGCCGTACCAGAGTGTCGGTTTCTATGGAATAGGTGGACAACGATGCGGAAGGTTAGTGGTGCCGTCCGGAACTTCACTCCAGCAATGGCCGGAGCGGCGATTGGTCAGCCCGGATGTTCGACTTCATTCAGCAGGACTAAATCCTCGACGGCCATACGATCGATTGTGGTTTTATCCCGCCGCTCCAGAACGACAATTGCTTCCATTGCCGCAGCCTGCTCGGCGGATTTCTTGGATGGACCGCTCCCGGTTCCAAGCACGCTGTCGGCGACTGAGACCTCGACAACGAAGATCTTGGCGTGATCCGGCCCCGACTCGCGAATGACACGGTAGCGCGGCGACTCGAAGCCCCGTCCTTGGGCGAACTCGAGCAGGCGGCTCTTGTGGTTGCTGTCGCGACCGTGAGCGATTAGAGTGTCGAGCGTCCTTAGCGCGGTCCGTTCGACGAAACATGCAGCCGCCCGAAAACCGCTGTCGAGGTAGATTGCGGCGACGATCGCCTCATAGGTGTCTTCGAGGATAGAGTTGCGGCGACGACCGCCGTTGCGCGATTCGTTCTGGCTCAAGTAGAGAAATTGCCCCAGCGTGAGGTCGCTCGCGACTCGCGCCAATGCTTCGCCGCTCACAATCATCGCTTTCAACTTGCTGATCTCGCCCTCTGATGCCTCGGGCCGGCGGCGGATGAGTTCTTCGATCACGATCAGATCAAGGACCGAGTCGCCCAGCAATTCAAGCGTTTCGTTGGCGTCGGAGGGAAGCCCGCCGGTGTCGGCAAGGTGGGAACGGTGCGTCAGGGCGCGGCGAAGCAGCGAAGGGTCGCGGAAGCGATAGCCGAGCGCATGCTCGAGCGCCGCCAATCGGCGGTCCCGGGATCCTGCCATGAGGAGCCGGAAACCACCGATGAGACTATGCCATACGCTTGACCGCAATGCAGGCGTTGTGTCCGCCGAAGCCAAAGGTGTTGGAGAGAGCCGCCTCGACCTGAACCCGGCGCGCGACGTTCGGGATGTAGTCGAGGTCGCAATCAGGATCGGGCGATTCGTAGTTGATGGTCGGTGGCAGGACGCCGTCGCGCAGCGCCAGGAGCGTCGCCGCCGTCTCGACAGCGCCGGCAGCGCCAAGCAAATGCCCGTGCATCGACTTGGTCGAACTGACCGGTATTTTGTAAGCGTGATCGCCGAAGAGGGATTTGATGGCCTTCGTCTCGGAGGCATCGTTAAGCGGTGTCGAGGTGCCGTGGGCGTTGATATAGCCGATGTCGGTCAAGGATAGTCCGGCATCCTCGACCGCAGCCTTCATCGCGCGCAACGCGCCGTGCCCATCCTCGGGCGGAGCCGTTATGTGATGGGCATCGCCGGTGAATCCGATGCCGGCGATTTCGCCGTATATCGTCGCGCCGCGCCGACGGGCATGCTCAAGTTCCTCGAGCACCAGTATCCCGGCACCCTCACCCATCACAAAGCCATCCCGGCCGGCATCGAAGGGCCGCGAGGCATGCTCGGGGTCGTCGTTGCGGGCCGAGAGCGCTTTAAGAGCGCAGAAACCGCCCAGCCCGGCTGCACAGACCGGCGCTTCGGCTCCACCGGTGATCATCACTTCGGCAAAGCCGTAGCGGATCTCGCGCATCGCACTGCCGATGGCATGCCCCGACGTAGCGCAGGCCGAGGTCGTCGCATAATTGGGGCCGCGGAGGTCGTAACGTATCGAGACGTGCCCGGCAATGATATCGGAGATCATCATCGGAATGAAGAACGGCGTTACCCGTCGCGGTCCTCGTTCGTGGATGGTGCGGACGACTTCCTCGAAAATGTACATTCCGCCGATACCGGAGCCGATGATGACGCCGACGCGATCGCGGTCGGTCGCGCTGAAGTCGACTCTGGAGTGTTCGACCGCCTGCACCGCGGCTCCAATGGCAAACTGGCAGAAGAGATCGAGATGACGCAGTTCGCGCTTCTCTATGTAGTCTTCGGGGTTGTAGTCCGTAACCTCGGCGGCGATTTGGGTCGGATATTCGGACGAGTCCATTCGCGTGATATGGCGGACGCCTCCCCGACCGGCGACAAGGTTATCCCAGAAGGCCGCGAGCGAACTACCGACCGGCGTAACTACGCCTATGCCGGTAACGACGACCCGTCGCGGGGCTGCCAGAGCGGCGGACACCGCTTTAGCCTTTCTCAGAGAGTTTAGCCTTCAGGTAGTCGATCGACTTCCCGACGGTGGTCAGTTTCTCGGCTTCCTCGTCGGGGATTTCAATGCTGAACTCCTCTTCGAAGGCCATGATGAGTTCGACGGTATCTAGCGAATCGGCACCGAGGTCGTCGATGAATGAGGCTTCATTGGTAACTTTTGCGGCATCGACGCCAAGGCGCTCGACGATGATTTCACGGACGCGACTTTCGTAGTCCATTCTGCCCTCCCGGGGGTCTTTGTGAGATTGAATTTATGGTAAAATGTGTTATTTCGGTTCAGCGACTACGGCTTCGTTTCTTGGGCTCGGGTCTTGTGACAGGCTCCGGGACACCTTGGACTGTGGAAAGTCCATCGCTCTCCGCCGGTGCGCGCAAACTCCATTTCAGACCGCGACGAAACGACCTTAAATACTTGACGCGGCTGAAATAACTGTCAAATGCGCCTTCGATCTGCGCCTCGATGAGACTATCTATACCGGCACGGGCGATACGGGCGGCTTTGAATATCGAAGCCGCAATCGAGTCGGCATCCGATGCGCCGTGACAGATAAGCGAGACGCCCTTCACCCCTAACAAAGGTTCTCCGCCCAGGCTCTGATAGTCGAATGCTCTCGCCAGATGTGCCGCACCGGACTCGGCGGCCAATTCGGGCATCAATCGGCTGAGGAGCGGGGGCAGACCTTCCAGCATCTTCAGGACGACGTTGCCGGTGAAGCCGTTGGTAACGACCACGTCGGCGATGCCGGCCGGCAGGTCGCGGCCCTCGACATTGCCAATAAAGTCGAAAGGACTCTCGGCAAGCAGCCGGTGTGCTTCGACGACGGAATGTTCGCCGATACCGGACTCCCGACCGACATTGAGCAGGCCGATCCGGGGCAACTCAACTCCCAGCACCACCCGCGCATAGACCTGACCCATCACGGCAAACTGCACCAGGTGATGCGGGCTTGCAACAAGACTGGCTCCGACATCGACAAGGAACATCGGCCCGGCTGCAGTCGGAAGGACAGCGCCGACGGCCGGACGGGTGATGCCGGAACACTTTTCCAATTCGAGCAGCGATGCCAGCACTTGAGCACCGGTTCCACCGGCCGATACGACGGCATCGAACTCACCCCGCGCATGCAGTCTCAGCGCCGTCCGAATGGCTGAGTCGGGGTCCGAGCCGACCAGATGAGGATCCTCCGCATCCGGGGGGGTCATCGGAATGTCGAGGAAGGCAAGTTCTGGCGGCAAGGCGCCGGTCAGGCTGCTCACGACCTGAGTGCGATCACCGACCAGGACGACTTCAAGTTCCGACATCCCTTCCTGGACTGCCAGTTCCATCGCTCTACGGGCACCCTCGACAGCAATGTCCGGTGCCCGATCACCCCCCAATGCGTCAAGCGCAATGCGCATCGCAAGTTCTCAAGGGTTCAAGTTCTCGGTTGAGTATTGAAACCTTAACGCTTAAGCACTTGAGCGCTCCAGCGTCTTAGAAATTCTACGCTTCCCGCGGCTTGATGACCTGACGGCCTTTGTAGTATCCGCAATGCGGGCAGGCGTTATGCTGCAGAGAGACCTGATGGCAGTTCGGGCATTCGGCGATGCCGGCTGCCTGCAACTTATGATGGCTGCGCCGCTTGTCGCGACGGGCGCGGGATGTCTTGG
Protein-coding regions in this window:
- the rnc gene encoding ribonuclease III, encoding MAGSRDRRLAALEHALGYRFRDPSLLRRALTHRSHLADTGGLPSDANETLELLGDSVLDLIVIEELIRRRPEASEGEISKLKAMIVSGEALARVASDLTLGQFLYLSQNESRNGGRRRNSILEDTYEAIVAAIYLDSGFRAAACFVERTALRTLDTLIAHGRDSNHKSRLLEFAQGRGFESPRYRVIRESGPDHAKIFVVEVSVADSVLGTGSGPSKKSAEQAAAMEAIVVLERRDKTTIDRMAVEDLVLLNEVEHPG
- a CDS encoding adenosylhomocysteinase, whose translation is MTIPYDVADMALADEGRRRILWADQDMPVLAQIRERFSREQPLAGVKMAACLHVTAETANLMRTLAAGGADVRLCASNPLSTQDDVAAALVQHFNIPVFAIHGEDNTTYYRHIHQALEHKPLYTMDDGCDLVTTLHQEMPAMAAQMKCGMEETTTGVIRLKAMHQDGALEYPVIAVNDALTKHFFDNRYGTGQSTIDGIVRATDVLLAGRRVVVAGYGWCGRGFAMRARGMGAIVAVTEVDPIKAIEAVMDGFLVMPMAEAAPWGDLFCTLTGDIDVLRPEHFAAMKDGAIVANSGHFNVEIDIPGLEQMAVEKRPGVRRNVDQYVLKDGRKINLLGEGRLINLAAAEGHPASVMDMSFAVQALTSEFAAKHDLPLGVHTVPPEIDQTVSTLKLQALGIRIDTLTPEQEEYLKSWQHGT
- a CDS encoding 50S ribosomal protein L32 yields the protein MAIAQAKTSRARRDKRRSHHKLQAAGIAECPNCHQVSLQHNACPHCGYYKGRQVIKPREA
- a CDS encoding ABC transporter ATP-binding protein, whose amino-acid sequence is MSTYSIETDTLVRRFRLDRIARRERGESILTALDGISVQVRRGELFGLLGPNGAGKTTLIRILCTLLSPTGGRALVEGLDVERDIWQVRRLINSVSGGESCGYGILNARENLRLFTELYGIPWRDARPRVETMLKAVRLEDLAGVRVNKLSTGQRQRINFARGFVTEPKVLFLDEPTVGLDVTSALDVRKFVKGWLAERPQATILLTTHYMAEADEMCDRVAIIDHGKVVACDTPRALKRMVQKETALELTISGSEPTPAHWQNLGGVSRLSSSVAPDGASTHVKALLADGEAGSALIQAASTDGRRLLDFRTVEPTLEDVFLKLTGRRLVEEENAE
- the fabF gene encoding beta-ketoacyl-ACP synthase II, whose protein sequence is MAAPRRVVVTGIGVVTPVGSSLAAFWDNLVAGRGGVRHITRMDSSEYPTQIAAEVTDYNPEDYIEKRELRHLDLFCQFAIGAAVQAVEHSRVDFSATDRDRVGVIIGSGIGGMYIFEEVVRTIHERGPRRVTPFFIPMMISDIIAGHVSIRYDLRGPNYATTSACATSGHAIGSAMREIRYGFAEVMITGGAEAPVCAAGLGGFCALKALSARNDDPEHASRPFDAGRDGFVMGEGAGILVLEELEHARRRGATIYGEIAGIGFTGDAHHITAPPEDGHGALRAMKAAVEDAGLSLTDIGYINAHGTSTPLNDASETKAIKSLFGDHAYKIPVSSTKSMHGHLLGAAGAVETAATLLALRDGVLPPTINYESPDPDCDLDYIPNVARRVQVEAALSNTFGFGGHNACIAVKRMA
- the acpP gene encoding acyl carrier protein — encoded protein: MDYESRVREIIVERLGVDAAKVTNEASFIDDLGADSLDTVELIMAFEEEFSIEIPDEEAEKLTTVGKSIDYLKAKLSEKG
- a CDS encoding phosphate acyltransferase — protein: MRIALDALGGDRAPDIAVEGARRAMELAVQEGMSELEVVLVGDRTQVVSSLTGALPPELAFLDIPMTPPDAEDPHLVGSDPDSAIRTALRLHARGEFDAVVSAGGTGAQVLASLLELEKCSGITRPAVGAVLPTAAGPMFLVDVGASLVASPHHLVQFAVMGQVYARVVLGVELPRIGLLNVGRESGIGEHSVVEAHRLLAESPFDFIGNVEGRDLPAGIADVVVTNGFTGNVVLKMLEGLPPLLSRLMPELAAESGAAHLARAFDYQSLGGEPLLGVKGVSLICHGASDADSIAASIFKAARIARAGIDSLIEAQIEGAFDSYFSRVKYLRSFRRGLKWSLRAPAESDGLSTVQGVPEPVTRPEPKKRSRSR
- a CDS encoding thioredoxin family protein, giving the protein MHHRLRSASAASFALAISVSLLTTTYASDLVPQLEIGRQAPDFTLVNAIDDRPVAISALKDTARAVCVIFAANHCPVYVAYEERIIDLGRRFAATGVQFLLVASNDTSFVPEDGPAFMKARAAEKGYPFPYLFDPDQSVGKAFGARVTPHVYLFDRGLILRYRGAIDDSRDPDDVNRHYLRDAITALLAGTPEAIAEPATIAKGCTIKWKK